The following proteins are co-located in the Apium graveolens cultivar Ventura chromosome 5, ASM990537v1, whole genome shotgun sequence genome:
- the LOC141724345 gene encoding zinc-finger homeodomain protein 2-like — MELSSQDHGEMPVPINSTYGGHIIHHNPSTPLPLPTPQNHNNIVTNSVPPVSTNGPIDDSKKAVKYKECLKNHAASMGGNATDGCGEFMPSGEEGSIEAFTCSVCNCHRNFHRKEIDGLHNHSSSCDCYHHLNLNNRSGIGRKLILGHHFGTPQYPTTATALVPSRPAQPHQMIMSSYNNMMASLPSESDEQEDGNNNSHQNGFGVGSTGVLMARPPHLLRKRFRTKFSQEQKEKMLNFAEKVGWKIQKQEEAVVQQFCQEIGVKRRVLKVWMHNNKHILAKKNCTNSTPTLENPVE; from the coding sequence ATGGAACTCTCAAGTCAAGATCATGGTGAGATGCCAGTTCCAATCAATAGTACATATGGAGGTCACATAATTCATCACAATCCTTCTACTCCTCTTCCACTACCAACTCCTCAAAATCACAACAACATTGTCACAAATTCAGTGCCTCCAGTCTCAACCAATGGCCCGATTGACGACTCGAAGAAGGCGGTGAAATACAAAGAATGTTTAAAGAATCATGCAGCATCAATGGGAGGAAATGCCACAGATGGGTGTGGTGAGTTCATGCCAAGTGGTGAAGAAGGCAGTATTGAAGCCTTTACGTGTTCAGTTTGCAACTGTCATAGAAATTTTCACAGGAAAGAAATTGATGGTCTACACAATCATTCCTCTTCATGTGATTGTTACCACCACTTAAATCTTAATAACAGATCAGGGATCGGAAGAAAACTCATTCTTGGACATCATTTTGGGACACCACAGTACCCTACTACTGCAACTGCACTTGTTCCCTCCAGACCTGCACAGCCCCACCAGATGATCATGTCTTCTTACAACAACATGATGGCCTCACTTCCTTCTGAGTCAGATGAACAAGAAGATGGAAACAATAACAGCCATCAGAATGGATTTGGAGTTGGATCAACTGGTGTACTCATGGCTAGACCACCTCATTTGTTGCGAAAAAGGTTTCGGACTAAATTTTCCCAGGAACAGAAGGAGAAAATGCTGAATTTTGCTGAGAAAGTTGGGTGGAAGATTCAGAAACAAGAGGAAGCTGTGGTGCAGCAGTTCTGTCAAGAAATTGGAGTCAAAAGAAGAGTCCTTAAGGTTTGGATGCACAACAACAAGCACATTCTTGCAAAGAAAAACTGCACTAACTCAACTCCAACTCTGGAAAACCCGGTTGAGTAA
- the LOC141660292 gene encoding uncharacterized protein LOC141660292: MSLAKRPPESMLQLQDRAGKYIKVDESMKKIAVSNEPTRNKKQKTNQEYDAKDKYPQIGKNSNSSSSKKNQQSRFAEYARLNAPRSQILMEIEKDKDFKWPKPLRGDPEKGDKSRYCRFHKDVGHDIDDCWQLKNEIEYLIRWGKSRRFTKGEEAGGQNRDNDRRDDDRRGNDRDRNPQPRGPVINMISGGPTAGGTTRNSRKAYAREVMSIVGEPSKRSKSEMILEFGDPDLEGLKFPQNDPLVITSIIGNCPVMRVLVDNGASMDILFHDTFIRMGYNDSQLTLSDPPIYGFNHVECKVEGAIQLPVTIGEEPRDVTQMLNF; the protein is encoded by the coding sequence atgtccttggctaaGCGCCCTCCCGAAAGCATGCTGCAGCTCCAGGATAGAGCTGGGAAATATATTAAGGTGGACGAAAGTATGAAGAAGATAGCTGTGAGTAACGAACCTACTAGGAACAAGAAGCAGAAGACGAATCAGGAGTATGATGCCAAAGACAAGTATCCACAAATTGGCAAAAACTCTAACTCctcctcttctaagaagaatcagCAATCAAGGTTCGCTGAATATGCAAGGttgaatgctccaaggagccaaatccttATGGAAATTGAAAAGGATAAGGACTTCAAATGGCCGAAGCCACTAAGAGGAGATCCCGAAAAAGGAGACAAGAGTCGGTactgcagatttcacaaagatgtcgGTCATGATATTGACGATTGTTGGCAACTTAAGAATGAGATTGAGTATCTGATCCGATGGGGAAAGTCTAGAcgtttcaccaagggtgaagaggcCGGAGGCCAAAATAGAGATAATGATCGAAGAGATGACGATCGAAGGGGTAACGACAGAGATCGCAACCCACAGCCCCGAGGGCCAGTAATAAATATGATCTCAGGAGGACCTACTGCAGGTGGTACTACAAGGAACTCCCGAAAAGCTTATGCAAGAGAAGTGATGAGCATAGTTGGAGAGCCATCTAAGCGTTCTAAGTCAGAGATGATTCTTGAATTTGGTGACccagaccttgaaggtttgaaatttcctcagAATGATCCTCTGGTTATCACTTCGATAATTGGAAATTGTCCTGTTATGAGGGTTCTAGTGGACAATGGAGCTTCCATGGATATTCTGTTCCATGACACATTCATAAGGATGGGCTATAATGATTCTCAGCTAACTCTATCCGACCCTCCCATCTACGGGTTTAACCATGTAGAATGCAAAGTCGAAGGAGCAATACAACTTCCCGTAACTATCGGAGAAGAGCCCAGGGATGTCACTCAGATGTTGAACTTTTAG
- the LOC141660294 gene encoding uncharacterized protein LOC141660294 has translation MLAYGAEAVVLLEITHGSPRIKAYEPEINEEGMRLALDLIDEVRDKANVRNAEHQRRASLWYNRRVKERFFQQGDLVLRKIEASGVGERGKLAPNWEGPYKVRRILGRGSYKLETLNGDEVPHTCHASNLKVYYV, from the coding sequence ATGCTGGCTTACGGAGCCGAGGCAGTGGTGCTCCTTGAGATTACTCATGGATCCCCTAGGATCAAAGCTTACGAACCAGAGATAAAcgaagaaggcatgaggctcgcTCTTGATCTCATTGACGAAGTCAGGGATAAGGCCAACGTCCGCAAtgcagagcatcaacgaagagcctccctctGGTACAATAGacgggttaaagaaaggttctttcaaCAGGGAGATTTGGTTCTGAGGAAGATTGAGGCATCAGGAGTTGGGGAGAGAGGAAAGCTAGCCCCCAACTGGGAAGGGCCTTATAAGGTCAGGAGGATACTgggacgaggatcctacaagttagAGACCCTGAATGGTGATGAAGTGCCTCACACTTGTCATGCTTcgaacctgaaggtttattatgtttag
- the LOC141660293 gene encoding uncharacterized protein LOC141660293, whose translation MIEYALKFDFPTINNEEEYEALIADLGLARAVRAKNLKVCGDSRLVVAQVNREFEAKDETMAKYLRFVKGILTQFDEWYAEHISREENTTVDALSQFALSEIKNYPRSIYFQVLKTPTIHVINLIAPVGVVSCWIDPIKTHLETGWLPDDAQEARKLLVRASRYSLIEGLIYKRSFVIPYLKCLRPLKVEEALKEAHERICRQHLGGRDLAHKITRLEFYSPTMIADAKAYMKRCDRCQRHALIVRHPPERLTSINPPIPFAMWGMDILGPFPIASG comes from the coding sequence atGATTGAATATGCTTTGAAGTTTGACTTCCCCACTATAAATAACGAAGAAGAATATGAAGCATTGATAGCTGActtaggcttggctagagccGTGAGGGCCAAAAACCTGAAGGTCTGCGGAGATTCAAGACTTGTAGTTGCTCAAGTTAATAGAGAGTTTGAGGCCAAGGATGAAACTATGGCTAAGTACCTGAGATTCGTAAAGGGAATactgactcagttcgatgaatggtACGCAGAACACATTTcgagagaggagaacactacGGTGGATGCCTTGTCTCAGTTCGCCTTGTCTGAAATCAAGAACTATCCGAGAAGTATTTACTTCCAGGTCTTGAAGACCCCTACTATTCACGTCATAAACCTGATAGCACCGGTTGGTGTGGTAAGCTGTTGGATAGACCCGATCAAGACCCACTTGGAAACTGGGTGGCTCCCCGATGATGCCCAAGAGGCACGCAAGCTGTTGGTTAGAGCGTCAAGGTACTCTTTGATTGAAGGCCTTATTTACAAAAGGTCCTTTGTTATTCCATACTTGAAGTGCTTAAGACCTCTTAAAGTAGAGGAGGCACTTAAAGAAGCCCATGAAAGGATTTGTAGACAACACCTAGGGGGCAGGGAcctcgctcacaagataactcgaTTGGAATTCTACTCGCCAACTATGATAGCCGATGCAAAGGCTTATATGAAGAGATGCGACAGATGCCAGAGGCACGCTCTGATAGTACGACATCCCCCAGAGAGGCTTACGTCGATCAACCCACCCATCCCTTTTgcaatgtggggaatggatatactgggACCATTTCCTATAGCGTCAGGATAG